In the Kribbella sp. NBC_00482 genome, one interval contains:
- a CDS encoding cupin domain-containing protein → MNESISRVVVLDQHLPEALPVQRVEVRRITIDPHTALGAHVHNGPVFGNIVSGSAVYQQAEDSEPQVLHPGDVFYEPAVERIARFDTEDEGVTFLAYFPLTADQDATLDLV, encoded by the coding sequence ATGAACGAATCGATCAGCCGCGTAGTCGTCCTGGATCAGCACCTGCCGGAGGCGCTCCCGGTGCAGCGCGTCGAGGTCCGCCGGATCACTATCGACCCGCACACCGCGCTCGGCGCCCACGTCCACAACGGCCCCGTGTTCGGCAACATCGTGTCGGGGTCGGCCGTCTACCAGCAGGCCGAGGACTCCGAGCCGCAGGTCCTGCACCCCGGCGACGTGTTCTACGAGCCCGCCGTCGAACGCATCGCCCGCTTCGACACCGAGGACGAAGGCGTCACCTTCCTCGCCTACTTCCCCCTGACCGCCGACCAGGACGCAACCCTCGACCTGGTGTAG
- a CDS encoding YdeI/OmpD-associated family protein has translation MTAELIVVDAAAWLRWLHEHHEEPDGVWLVLAKKNVTTPTSLTYDEALEEALCHGWIDGQRRGRDEQTFVQRYTPRRARSMWSKRNVGLIARLEQEGRMRPAGRAEVERAKADGRWDNAYGGAGALEIPDDLAAALAAEPKAQAMFEILTSANRFAVVYRVTNAKRAETRAKRVALYVEQLSRGETIYPQKRTL, from the coding sequence GGATGCCGCCGCCTGGCTGAGGTGGCTGCACGAGCATCACGAGGAACCGGACGGCGTCTGGCTCGTGCTCGCGAAGAAGAACGTGACGACGCCGACGAGCCTGACGTACGACGAAGCGCTCGAGGAAGCCCTGTGTCACGGGTGGATCGACGGGCAACGGCGGGGCCGCGACGAGCAGACGTTCGTGCAGCGGTACACGCCGCGGCGCGCGCGGAGCATGTGGTCGAAGCGGAACGTCGGCCTGATCGCGCGCCTCGAACAGGAAGGGCGGATGCGCCCGGCCGGACGTGCCGAGGTCGAGCGCGCGAAGGCCGACGGCCGCTGGGACAACGCGTACGGCGGGGCGGGCGCGCTCGAGATCCCGGACGATCTCGCGGCAGCGCTGGCCGCTGAACCGAAGGCGCAGGCGATGTTCGAGATCCTGACCAGCGCCAACCGCTTCGCCGTCGTCTACCGAGTCACCAACGCGAAACGCGCCGAAACCCGAGCCAAGCGCGTCGCTCTGTACGTCGAGCAACTGTCCCGCGGCGAAACGATCTACCCGCAGAAGCGGACGCTGTAG
- a CDS encoding UbiA prenyltransferase family protein produces MSTVVQVRGSAARVRDVVAVGRPAFWVVSIVPYYTGILLATHQLIPPVEEWPRLIVGAVVMGPLVWLAVLAVNDAYDLPSDRLNPRKAKSPLLDGRITLRAAKRLAFAAAVAAVGLSLHVGIVFALGVLLAVLLGYAYSVPPVRLKTRAGFDVAVNALALGAFGPLAGWAAINPDLSDFPWLMGLQGTLAAIGLYLPTTLADLDADRAAGYQTVAVRFGPRTTYRIGYAAWIAAATLSVILAATNTIIPRTMLPLELVMVPVLIAAYRKLIGPHQSFKGIIALATLFLLPCTTFALTYTGVL; encoded by the coding sequence GTGAGCACGGTGGTGCAGGTTCGAGGGTCGGCGGCCCGGGTACGGGACGTTGTCGCGGTCGGTCGCCCGGCGTTCTGGGTCGTGTCGATCGTGCCTTACTACACGGGGATTCTGCTCGCTACGCATCAGCTGATCCCGCCCGTCGAGGAATGGCCGCGGCTGATCGTCGGGGCGGTCGTGATGGGCCCGCTGGTTTGGCTGGCAGTGCTGGCGGTCAACGACGCGTACGACCTGCCGAGCGATCGGCTCAACCCGCGGAAGGCCAAGTCGCCACTGCTCGACGGGCGAATCACGCTGCGAGCGGCGAAGCGGCTGGCGTTCGCGGCGGCCGTGGCAGCGGTCGGACTGAGCCTGCATGTCGGGATCGTGTTCGCGCTGGGCGTCCTGCTCGCCGTACTCCTCGGGTACGCGTACTCCGTCCCACCGGTGCGGTTGAAGACCCGCGCCGGCTTCGACGTCGCGGTCAACGCACTGGCCCTGGGCGCCTTCGGCCCGCTGGCCGGCTGGGCCGCGATCAACCCGGACCTGAGCGACTTCCCCTGGCTGATGGGCCTCCAAGGAACGCTCGCCGCGATCGGCCTCTACCTCCCCACCACCCTCGCCGACCTCGATGCAGACCGCGCCGCCGGCTACCAAACCGTCGCAGTCCGCTTCGGCCCCCGCACGACGTACCGGATCGGGTACGCCGCCTGGATCGCAGCAGCCACCCTGTCGGTAATCCTCGCCGCCACCAACACCATCATTCCCCGCACCATGCTGCCCCTGGAGCTGGTGATGGTCCCCGTCCTCATCGCGGCCTACCGCAAACTGATCGGCCCCCACCAATCCTTCAAAGGCATCATCGCCCTCGCCACCCTCTTCCTCCTCCCCTGCACCACCTTCGCCCTCACCTACACCGGAGTCCTGTAG
- a CDS encoding phytanoyl-CoA dioxygenase family protein, protein MTLTRPELETDYALSRSAIAHFKQHGFVKLKNVLSAETIAEFEPEITDKVIELNTQEQPLDERDTYGKAFLQVTNLWQDSERVLEFVSSPRLARIAAQLLGVQSVRLYHDQALYKESGGGVTPWHADQYYWPFATDRCVTIWVPLQETPMEMGPLSFAAGSHTFEHGRDLPISDESERVLQDTLAEQNFQEISEPYELGEVSYHLGWTFHHAPPNTTDIPRRVMTVIYVDASMEISQPANANQVLDLASWMPGNQPGETVSSPLNPVLY, encoded by the coding sequence ATGACTCTGACCCGCCCGGAGCTCGAGACCGACTACGCCCTCAGCCGGTCCGCTATCGCGCACTTCAAGCAGCACGGATTCGTGAAGCTGAAGAACGTGCTGAGTGCGGAGACGATCGCGGAGTTCGAGCCGGAGATCACCGACAAGGTGATCGAGTTGAACACCCAGGAACAGCCGCTGGACGAGCGCGATACGTACGGCAAGGCGTTCCTGCAGGTCACGAACCTCTGGCAGGACAGCGAGCGGGTACTGGAGTTCGTGTCCTCACCGCGGCTCGCGCGGATCGCGGCACAGCTGCTCGGTGTGCAGTCGGTGCGGCTGTACCACGACCAGGCGCTCTACAAGGAGTCCGGCGGCGGCGTCACCCCGTGGCACGCGGACCAGTACTACTGGCCGTTCGCGACCGATCGGTGCGTGACGATCTGGGTCCCGCTGCAGGAGACCCCGATGGAGATGGGGCCGTTGTCGTTCGCGGCCGGCAGTCACACGTTCGAGCACGGGCGGGACCTGCCGATCAGTGACGAGTCGGAGCGGGTGCTGCAGGACACGCTGGCCGAGCAGAACTTCCAGGAGATCTCCGAGCCGTACGAGCTCGGTGAGGTCAGCTACCACCTCGGCTGGACGTTCCATCACGCGCCGCCGAACACGACGGACATCCCGCGTCGGGTGATGACGGTGATCTACGTCGACGCCTCGATGGAGATCTCGCAGCCGGCGAACGCGAACCAGGTGCTCGACCTGGCCAGCTGGATGCCCGGCAACCAGCCCGGCGAAACCGTCTCCTCCCCGCTCAACCCGGTCCTCTACTGA